A stretch of Hydractinia symbiolongicarpus strain clone_291-10 chromosome 9, HSymV2.1, whole genome shotgun sequence DNA encodes these proteins:
- the LOC130656725 gene encoding slit homolog 1 protein-like, protein MELMTRMRRQSVFTFTLFLYLSYVSVASGCPSLCRCSNTSVYCLYKEMKTNDLVRIAPYIPTYSTKLFLSGNNFDEFPIKALKNLKKLEYLALSFNKLKSVPQNISHYFPRLKELYLTANEIRDLKRLTGYENLRTLNLDQNLIEEIPPFTFKDVKNLKELLLGQNNIRRIFENSFSGLERLEHLQLNNNQLELIDETAFRSNRRLTEIYLHVNKLGEIQNGLFSHLKELQTLYLYDNRISRIGSRAFQGLTVKTIYLSSNKIKYVPKQAFQNITVKNRIYMHDNPFQCDCQLIMVSKTSLKKLQNDKKIMLGACASPHRLVNKGVFSLNSETNNCTICDLNPCGNELTCSADKNDSETYQCIVPVVTTVSTTISSTVSTTTSSTVTRKISSTTSSIEVTFLKVAEQREGEQSKNQNNKKTNKTLHVITGVCIAVGCAIAVLIGWLLYQRRKKKEFEVNNRKNGHYDNVKSCQNALIDLKNVTPTKESETKIFINDGGECV, encoded by the coding sequence ATGGAGCTGATGACAAGAATGAGGCGCCAAAGTGTTTTCACATTTACGTTATTTTTATACCTATCATATGTTAGCGTGGCGAGTGGGTGCCCGTCATTGTGCAGGTGTAGCAATACCTCAGTTTATTGTCTGTACAAAGAAATGAAAACAAACGATTTGGTGCGAATCGCGCCTTATATACCCACGTATAGCACAAAACTGTTTCTTTCTGGCAATAACTTTGATGAATTTCCAATAAAAGCATTGAAGAATTTGAAAAAGTTGGAATATCTGGCGCTtagttttaataaattaaaaagtgtgCCTCAGAATATTTCGCATTATTTCCCTCGTTTGAAGGAATTGTATTTAACTGCGAACGAAATTCGAGATTTGAAGAGGCTGACTGGATATGAAAATTTAAGGACCCTGAATCTGGACCAAAATCTAATCGAAGAAATTCCCCCTTTTACTTTTAAAGACGTTAAAAACCTGAAGGAGTTGTTGCTGGGGCAAAACAACATAAGAAGAATTTTTGAGAATTCATTTTCTGGGTTGGAACGTTTGGAGCATTTACAGCTCAACAATAATCAGTTAGAACTGATTGATGAAACGGCGTTTCGTTCGAACAGAAGACTGACTGAAATTTATTTGCATGTAAACAAACTGGGTGAAATACAAAATGGTTTATTTAGTCACTTGAAAGAATTACAAACGCTGTATCTGTATGACAACCGCATCTCGAGGATCGGCTCAAGAGCATTCCAAGGTCTAACTGTGAAGACCATATATTTAAGCTCGAATAAGATAAAGTACGTACCAAAGCAAGCGTTTCAAAATATTACAGTTAAAAATAGGATTTACATGCACGATAACCCCTTCCAGTGTGATTGCCAACTCATTATGGTTTCCAaaacatcattaaaaaaattacaaaacgaCAAGAAAATTATGCTCGGTGCATGCGCATCACCACACCGTTTGGTTAACAAAGGAGTATTTTcattaaacagtgaaacaaaCAATTGTACAATCTGCGACTTAAATCCATGTGGAAACGAACTAACATGTTCCGCCGATAAAAATGATTCCGAAACATATCAGTGCATTGTACCTGTCGTAACAACTGTTTCGACGACCATTTCGTCAACTGTTTCGACAACCACTTCGTCAACTGTTACAAGAAAGATTAGCAGTACTACTAGCAGTATCGAAGTCACATTCCTCAAGGTAGCCGAACAGCGAGAGGGAGAACAAAGTAAAAatcagaataataaaaaaacaaataaaacacttCACGTCATTACTGGCGTGTGTATCGCTGTCGGTTGTGCAATCGCCGTCTTAATCGGCTGGTTGCTATATCAACGACGCAAAAAGAAAGAGTTTGAagtaaataatagaaaaaatggACACTATGACAACGTTAAGTCTTGTCAAAATGCATTAATCGACCTAAAAAATGTCACTCCAACGAAAGAGAGCGagacaaaaatttttattaatgaCGGCGGAGAATGCGTTTAA